From Peptostreptococcaceae bacterium, the proteins below share one genomic window:
- a CDS encoding rhodanese-like domain-containing protein, translated as MEKFDEMMRNFDLDYFGNGRHKMPFDKAIALQRSGEAFILDVRTRPENELIFFGFATNIPTNEIPDRLDEIPMDKTVAIFCTSGNRATIVYAYLLNKGYKDVKVIANSISDIAGTFKPGYVLSNYGAHDKDGSGDASK; from the coding sequence ATGGAAAAGTTTGACGAAATGATGAGAAATTTTGATCTGGACTATTTTGGCAACGGAAGGCACAAAATGCCATTCGACAAGGCCATAGCACTGCAAAGGAGCGGGGAGGCCTTCATTCTCGATGTTCGAACAAGACCTGAGAACGAATTGATATTCTTTGGTTTCGCAACCAACATACCAACCAATGAAATACCCGACCGCCTTGACGAAATACCCATGGACAAGACCGTTGCCATCTTCTGCACATCAGGAAACAGGGCGACAATTGTCTATGCATATCTGCTTAATAAAGGATATAAAGACGTTAAGGTAATCGCAAATAGCATTTCGGATATTGCAGGAACCTTCAAGCCGGGATATGTTCTTTCAAATTACGGAGCCCATGACAAAGACGGAAGTGGAGATGCTTCCAAATGA
- the leuB gene encoding 3-isopropylmalate dehydrogenase, producing the protein MKRIAVLPGDGIGPEVTEAAVKAIKKAAVKYNIDISLEYGKIGGIAIDETGSPFPETTEALCQRADAILLGAVGGEKWNDLPSEKRPESGLLSMRKKVGTFANLRPASIMPGMEGASPLAPRIIGDGFDILFVRELTGGIYFGEKGVSLSDDSHIAWDKMSYSEMEIKRIARMAFEEAFKRRKNLVSVDKANVLKSSRLWRQTVENMSKEYPSVKLRHMYVDNAAMQLVINPRQFDVILAPNMFGDILSDEAAAITGSIGLLASASLRADGKGIYEPIHGSAPDIAGKDIANPIAAILSAAMLLRHAFGEEKAASSIEAAVYKVLKEGKRTLDIARENEIPIGTMEMTKEIITRM; encoded by the coding sequence ATGAAGCGAATAGCAGTTCTCCCTGGAGACGGAATAGGGCCTGAGGTGACAGAAGCGGCCGTAAAGGCAATCAAAAAAGCGGCCGTCAAGTATAATATTGATATATCGCTGGAATACGGAAAAATCGGCGGAATTGCCATAGATGAAACAGGCAGTCCCTTCCCGGAGACGACAGAGGCCCTTTGCCAAAGGGCCGATGCAATACTCCTCGGGGCAGTAGGGGGAGAAAAGTGGAACGACCTTCCGAGCGAGAAACGTCCCGAAAGTGGTCTCCTTTCAATGAGAAAGAAAGTTGGAACCTTCGCAAACCTTAGGCCAGCATCCATAATGCCAGGAATGGAAGGCGCCTCTCCTCTGGCTCCGAGGATTATAGGAGATGGATTCGACATACTTTTTGTCAGGGAGCTGACAGGCGGAATCTATTTTGGGGAAAAGGGCGTTTCTCTCAGCGATGACTCACACATCGCATGGGACAAAATGAGCTATTCGGAAATGGAAATAAAAAGGATAGCCCGCATGGCTTTCGAAGAGGCCTTCAAGCGCCGCAAGAACCTTGTCAGCGTTGACAAGGCAAACGTCCTCAAAAGTTCGAGGCTCTGGAGGCAAACGGTAGAAAACATGTCCAAAGAGTACCCGTCGGTGAAGCTGCGCCACATGTATGTGGACAACGCCGCAATGCAGCTTGTAATAAACCCGAGGCAGTTTGACGTAATACTGGCGCCAAACATGTTTGGGGACATACTCTCCGACGAGGCCGCCGCAATAACAGGCTCCATAGGCCTTTTGGCTTCTGCAAGCCTGCGCGCAGACGGAAAGGGCATATACGAGCCTATACACGGATCCGCGCCGGACATTGCAGGAAAAGACATTGCAAACCCCATAGCGGCCATACTTTCTGCCGCCATGCTTCTAAGGCATGCATTCGGAGAGGAAAAGGCCGCGTCGTCCATAGAGGCGGCCGTATATAAGGTTCTAAAGGAAGGCAAAAGAACTCTGGATATTGCCCGGGAAAACGAAATTCCGATAGGGACTATGGAAATGACCAAAGAAATAATCACACGAATGTAA
- a CDS encoding 3-isopropylmalate dehydratase small subunit has protein sequence MSKGKAHVYGNNVDTDVIIPARYLGASKADELAAHCMEDIDKEFKKRVEQGDVIIAGLNFGCGSSREHAPMAIKASGISCVVASSYSRIFFRNAFNIGLPIFVCAEAGESAETGDEISVDLESGIIINETRNETYRAQAIPPFMMDMIKKGGLMAKIAGEKEDKR, from the coding sequence ATGAGCAAAGGAAAAGCCCATGTCTACGGGAACAATGTGGACACAGATGTAATAATACCGGCCAGGTATCTTGGAGCCTCAAAGGCCGATGAGCTTGCGGCCCACTGCATGGAGGACATAGACAAGGAATTCAAGAAGCGAGTGGAGCAGGGAGATGTGATAATTGCAGGGCTAAACTTCGGATGCGGTTCATCACGGGAGCACGCCCCAATGGCCATAAAGGCAAGCGGCATTTCATGCGTAGTGGCTTCGTCGTACTCTCGCATATTCTTCCGCAACGCGTTTAACATAGGCCTTCCCATATTCGTATGCGCAGAGGCCGGGGAATCTGCCGAAACAGGGGATGAAATAAGCGTGGACCTCGAGAGCGGAATAATAATAAATGAAACAAGAAACGAGACATACAGGGCTCAGGCCATTCCACCATTTATGATGGACATGATAAAGAAGGGCGGCCTCATGGCGAAGATTGCCGGAGAAAAGGAGGACAAGAGATGA
- the leuC gene encoding 3-isopropylmalate dehydratase large subunit, producing MTMGMTMTQKILARHAGMEHIEAGEFIEASLDGVLGNDITTPVAINILEERNIEKIEAADKTILVMDHFIPNKDIKSAMNCQMVRNFAASRKIDKYYDVGDMGIEHCLLPEKGLVVSGDAIIGADSHTCTYGALGAFSTGVGSTDMAAAMATGKAWFRVPEAIRFELKGELPKYVSGKDVILSIIGDIGVDGALYQSMEFGGEGMKSLSMADRFTIANMAIEAGAKNGIFEVDEATMAYQNGRGNKTPETYKADKDAVYARTIEIDLGKVEPVVAFPHLPSNIKRFGEFDEIVLDQVVIGSCTNGRLDDLRKAANIMKGKKAAKGTRTIIIPGTQQIYLDALREGIIEIFIEARAIVSTPTCGPCLGGYMGVLAKGERALSTTNRNFVGRMGHPESEVYLSNPEVAAASAITGRISHPEEVMK from the coding sequence ATAACAATGGGAATGACAATGACACAGAAGATTTTGGCAAGGCATGCCGGGATGGAGCATATCGAGGCGGGAGAGTTTATAGAGGCCAGCCTTGACGGGGTGCTTGGAAACGACATAACAACCCCGGTGGCAATTAACATACTCGAGGAAAGAAACATCGAAAAAATCGAGGCCGCAGACAAAACAATACTGGTTATGGATCATTTCATACCGAACAAGGACATTAAGTCTGCAATGAACTGCCAAATGGTTAGAAACTTTGCTGCGTCCCGGAAAATAGATAAATATTACGATGTAGGAGACATGGGCATAGAGCACTGCCTGCTTCCGGAGAAGGGGCTCGTTGTTTCGGGGGATGCCATTATAGGGGCAGACTCGCACACCTGCACATACGGCGCCCTTGGGGCCTTCTCGACCGGTGTAGGGTCTACCGACATGGCAGCGGCAATGGCTACAGGGAAAGCGTGGTTCAGGGTTCCTGAAGCCATACGCTTCGAGCTCAAGGGAGAGCTGCCAAAGTACGTTTCGGGAAAGGATGTAATCCTTAGCATCATAGGAGACATAGGAGTAGACGGGGCGCTCTACCAATCCATGGAATTCGGTGGAGAGGGAATGAAAAGCCTATCCATGGCGGACCGATTTACAATAGCAAACATGGCAATCGAAGCCGGGGCAAAGAATGGAATATTCGAGGTTGACGAAGCAACCATGGCCTACCAGAATGGAAGGGGAAATAAAACCCCGGAAACCTATAAGGCAGATAAAGACGCCGTCTACGCAAGGACCATAGAAATTGACCTTGGAAAAGTGGAGCCCGTAGTTGCGTTTCCGCATCTTCCATCAAACATAAAACGTTTCGGAGAGTTCGATGAAATAGTTCTAGACCAAGTAGTAATAGGCAGCTGCACTAACGGACGCCTCGATGACCTAAGGAAGGCGGCAAACATAATGAAGGGCAAAAAAGCGGCAAAGGGCACAAGAACAATAATAATTCCGGGAACGCAGCAAATATACCTCGATGCCCTAAGAGAAGGAATAATAGAAATATTCATAGAGGCCAGAGCAATAGTTAGCACCCCAACCTGCGGACCCTGCCTTGGGGGATACATGGGCGTACTCGCAAAGGGAGAGCGGGCGCTCTCTACCACCAACAGAAATTTTGTGGGACGCATGGGCCATCCCGAATCCGAGGTCTACCTTTCAAACCCCGAGGTTGCAGCGGCATCGGCTATAACGGGAAGAATATCCCACCCCGAGGAGGTAATGAAATGA
- a CDS encoding 2-isopropylmalate synthase encodes MAQRISIFDTTLRDGEQAPGFSMDLGEKLQVARQLERLGVDVMEAGFAIASEGDFEAVKAIAGTIKNSSVASLARTTKKDIDAAWEAIKGAEAPRIHTFIATSEIHMKYKLKMEPLDVMERAEAMVKYAAKRCPDIEFSAEDATRSNPIFLAKIFDKVISAGATVINVPDTVGYAMPEEFFSFIETIRKNMKYDHKAQWSVHCHNDLGLAVANTLAAAKAGVTQFECTVNGIGERAGNAALEEIIMASKVKESILDITTNIDTRQIARTSRLVSSITGVAVQPNKSVVGKNAFAHESGIHQHGMLSNSLTYEIMTPESVGFEKTNLVLGKHSGKHAFRDRLTEMGIEMDDSEMENVFISFKALADKKKIVERDDIDALINKQRFRQDERFSLKGFTVQRGFERFSKAEVTIENASGINKEIGEGDGPVDAAFNAIERMTGIRATLKSFNVTAVTQGKDAQGLADIVVEAGGKNYKGRGLSTDIVEASILAYISAINRIDMADKKMAREA; translated from the coding sequence ATGGCGCAAAGAATAAGCATATTTGATACGACACTCAGGGATGGTGAACAGGCACCGGGATTCAGCATGGATCTAGGTGAAAAACTGCAGGTAGCAAGGCAGCTTGAGCGCCTCGGAGTAGATGTAATGGAGGCGGGCTTCGCGATAGCCTCGGAGGGGGACTTTGAAGCGGTTAAGGCCATTGCGGGAACAATAAAGAATTCAAGCGTGGCTTCTCTTGCCAGAACAACTAAAAAGGATATCGATGCCGCATGGGAAGCTATAAAAGGCGCCGAGGCGCCAAGGATACATACATTCATTGCCACGAGCGAAATACACATGAAATACAAGCTCAAGATGGAGCCCCTCGATGTAATGGAGAGGGCGGAGGCAATGGTGAAGTATGCGGCAAAGCGATGCCCGGATATAGAGTTTTCAGCGGAGGATGCAACAAGGAGCAACCCCATTTTCCTGGCCAAGATATTCGACAAGGTCATAAGCGCCGGGGCTACTGTAATAAATGTTCCGGACACCGTTGGATACGCAATGCCGGAGGAGTTCTTTTCTTTCATAGAGACAATACGCAAGAACATGAAATATGATCACAAGGCTCAGTGGTCCGTACACTGCCATAACGATCTGGGCCTGGCAGTGGCAAACACTCTGGCAGCTGCCAAGGCTGGGGTCACACAATTCGAATGCACTGTAAACGGAATAGGGGAGAGGGCTGGAAATGCCGCCCTCGAAGAGATAATAATGGCAAGCAAAGTAAAAGAATCCATTCTGGATATCACGACAAACATAGATACAAGGCAGATTGCACGCACCAGCAGGCTGGTAAGCAGCATAACCGGGGTAGCGGTTCAGCCAAACAAGTCCGTAGTTGGCAAGAACGCATTCGCTCACGAGTCGGGAATCCACCAACACGGAATGCTTAGCAATTCCCTCACATACGAAATAATGACGCCTGAATCTGTAGGCTTCGAGAAGACTAATCTTGTGCTTGGAAAACACTCCGGGAAACATGCATTCAGGGACCGCCTCACGGAGATGGGAATCGAAATGGACGACAGCGAAATGGAGAATGTATTCATTTCCTTCAAGGCCCTGGCCGACAAGAAGAAGATAGTCGAGAGGGACGACATAGATGCTCTCATAAACAAGCAAAGGTTCCGCCAAGATGAAAGATTCTCGCTCAAGGGATTCACCGTTCAGCGGGGCTTTGAACGCTTCTCCAAGGCGGAGGTTACCATAGAGAACGCAAGCGGTATAAACAAGGAAATAGGTGAAGGCGACGGACCGGTTGATGCGGCATTCAACGCAATAGAGCGCATGACGGGAATAAGAGCCACACTCAAAAGCTTCAATGTAACAGCCGTAACACAAGGGAAGGATGCCCAGGGCCTCGCCGACATAGTTGTAGAGGCCGGCGGCAAGAACTACAAGGGCCGCGGACTTTCAACCGACATTGTAGAGGCGAGCATCTTGGCTTATATAAGTGCAATTAACAGGATAGACATGGCGGACAAGAAAATGGCTAGGGAGGCATAA